In one window of Hymenobacter nivis DNA:
- a CDS encoding N-acetylmuramoyl-L-alanine amidase yields the protein MKYLSSALLLAAGLATACATNPYRATNKSYQRQAKAYARTIRAQPQLSAGPDSLARGPYWVGTTNFGLRKPNLVVIHHTAQRSAEETLKTFTLPRTQVSAHYVIGRDGRTFHMLNDYLRAWHGGAARWGNDSDINSSSIGIELDNDGTESFAEPQIKSLLAVLKYLKKTYNIPTANFIGHADIAPTRKNDPNVTFPWKRLADNGFGLWYDEAALLDTIVVVPSAVVFPPMPSPKAAPLLRAPAMPGLVPADSIARAPLSPVDAFDPREALRIIGYDTRDLGAATMAFKRHFIPQNVNAVLTHDDRRVLFNLYKKYL from the coding sequence ATGAAATATCTTTCCTCCGCGCTGCTGCTGGCCGCTGGCCTGGCCACGGCCTGTGCCACCAACCCCTACCGCGCTACTAACAAATCGTACCAGCGGCAGGCCAAGGCTTATGCGCGCACCATCCGGGCGCAGCCGCAGCTGAGCGCGGGGCCCGACAGCCTGGCCCGGGGCCCCTACTGGGTGGGCACTACCAACTTTGGGCTACGCAAGCCCAACCTGGTCGTTATTCACCACACGGCGCAGCGTTCGGCGGAGGAAACGCTGAAAACATTCACGCTGCCCCGCACGCAAGTGAGTGCGCACTACGTGATTGGGCGCGACGGCCGCACGTTTCACATGCTGAATGACTACCTGCGGGCCTGGCACGGCGGCGCGGCCCGCTGGGGCAACGACAGCGACATCAACTCGTCGTCCATCGGCATTGAGCTGGACAACGACGGCACCGAGTCCTTTGCTGAGCCGCAGATTAAGAGCCTGCTGGCGGTGCTGAAGTACCTGAAAAAAACCTACAATATCCCCACTGCCAACTTCATCGGCCACGCCGACATTGCGCCCACCCGCAAGAACGACCCCAACGTGACCTTCCCCTGGAAGCGCTTGGCCGACAACGGCTTTGGCCTGTGGTACGACGAAGCGGCACTGCTCGATACCATCGTGGTGGTGCCATCGGCCGTCGTCTTTCCGCCCATGCCGTCGCCCAAGGCCGCGCCGCTGCTGAGGGCCCCGGCCATGCCTGGGCTGGTGCCCGCCGACAGCATTGCCCGGGCCCCGCTGAGCCCGGTTGATGCCTTCGATCCGCGCGAGGCGCTGCGCATTATCGGCTACGACACGCGGGATTTGGGCGCGGCTACCATGGCGTTCAAGCGGCATTTCATTCCGCAAAACGTGAACGCCGTGCTGACCCACGACGACCGGCGCGTACTGTTCAACCTGTACAAAAAGTACTTGTAG
- a CDS encoding mercuric reductase: MPASIKYDVLIIGSGQAGNPLATALAKAGRRVALIEKAQLGGSCINYGCIPTKTLLAAANRLHQLRTAPEVAAPSVPGAAELKVGLAAAMARKNALLAKLRAGLAENLTAPEVGVTVLHGHAAFTGPRTVRMVPDGAPHEYQDLTAPLIFINTGTHAAVPNVPGLAEVKYLTTTQLLDIDELPEHLIILGGGYIGLEFSQMFRRFGSRVTIVEQGTQLLEREDDDVCKALQTGLGADGVEFVLGAEVRRVSQGPDGHITLTAHTAEGERRIRGTHMLVATGRTPNTGDLGLDFAGIKTDEQGYVQVNDYLQTNVRGVYALGDVHGGPQFTHLSYDDYRIVRDALLHGKRRSARQRPLPYCIFTEPQVARIGLSEGQAQEKKQPYRVAVMPVSSTGRAQQTGEKVGFWKVLVGPDDRLLGACIVGAAAAEVMAMIEIAMAGRLRYQVLQEMVFAHPTWAESLNNVFRDLKEAKIKAEK; the protein is encoded by the coding sequence ATGCCCGCTTCTATTAAATACGACGTCCTCATTATCGGTTCTGGCCAGGCCGGCAACCCCCTCGCCACGGCCCTGGCAAAAGCCGGCCGCCGGGTCGCCCTCATCGAAAAAGCGCAGCTCGGGGGCTCCTGCATCAACTACGGCTGCATCCCCACCAAAACCCTGCTAGCCGCCGCCAACCGCCTGCACCAACTGCGCACGGCCCCCGAAGTGGCCGCCCCGTCCGTGCCGGGCGCCGCCGAACTAAAGGTGGGCCTGGCCGCCGCTATGGCCCGCAAAAATGCGCTGCTGGCCAAGCTGCGCGCCGGCCTCGCCGAAAATCTCACCGCGCCCGAAGTGGGCGTGACAGTGCTGCACGGCCACGCGGCCTTCACGGGGCCCCGCACGGTGCGCATGGTGCCCGATGGCGCCCCCCACGAGTACCAGGACCTTACCGCCCCCCTCATTTTCATCAACACGGGCACCCACGCGGCCGTGCCCAACGTGCCGGGCCTGGCCGAAGTGAAGTACCTGACCACCACCCAGCTGCTCGACATTGACGAGCTACCCGAGCACCTCATCATCCTGGGCGGCGGCTACATCGGCCTGGAATTCAGCCAGATGTTCCGGCGCTTCGGCAGCCGCGTCACCATCGTTGAACAAGGCACCCAACTGCTGGAGCGCGAAGACGATGACGTGTGCAAGGCGCTGCAAACCGGCCTCGGCGCCGACGGTGTGGAGTTTGTGCTGGGCGCCGAGGTGCGCCGCGTCAGCCAGGGCCCCGACGGCCACATTACCCTCACGGCCCACACCGCGGAGGGCGAGCGGCGCATCCGCGGCACCCACATGCTGGTGGCCACCGGCCGCACGCCCAACACCGGCGACCTGGGCCTGGACTTCGCCGGCATCAAAACCGACGAGCAGGGCTATGTGCAAGTCAACGACTACCTGCAAACCAACGTGCGCGGCGTGTATGCGCTGGGCGACGTGCACGGGGGGCCCCAGTTCACGCACCTTTCCTACGACGACTACCGCATCGTGCGCGATGCCCTTTTGCACGGCAAGCGGCGCTCGGCCAGGCAGCGGCCCCTGCCCTACTGCATTTTCACCGAGCCCCAGGTGGCCCGCATTGGCCTCAGCGAAGGCCAGGCGCAGGAGAAAAAGCAGCCCTACCGGGTGGCCGTCATGCCGGTATCAAGCACCGGCCGCGCCCAGCAAACCGGCGAAAAAGTGGGCTTCTGGAAGGTGCTGGTGGGCCCCGACGACCGCCTGCTCGGGGCCTGCATCGTGGGGGCCGCAGCGGCCGAAGTCATGGCCATGATCGAAATTGCCATGGCCGGCCGCCTCCGGTACCAGGTGTTGCAGGAAATGGTGTTCGCTCACCCCACCTGGGCCGAATCGCTCAATAACGTGTTCCGCGACCTCAAGGAGGCAAAAATAAAGGCGGAGAAGTAA